The genomic stretch ATTTACTTGATAACTATTCCCACTCGCCAACCAAATTGTATCAGTCAAATCTTTATCGGTCCCCAAGATCACATTTTCCTCCCCCGTAAGAGCCTTCCATTCGAAAGTATAATCATCCGGATTAGCAACTTCCGTCTCATTTTCGGAATCTAATAGCCGCTTTTTTAAATCAACTTCAATATGCAACACATTACCTCGTCCAACTGTGGTGTCCTTCAACACGTCTGTTAAATCAATTTCTTGCACCCAATCATATTTATAATGACCTTTATCTTCATAACAAGAATTTAACATTCCCGTTAATAGAGTTATCAATCCAATCGTGATATATCTTATCATATCGTCTTTCCTTTAATTGTTTGTTTTTAATTCTGAAGCCATTGGCCAATCTTCCGGTATCGTCACTCCCGGGAAAGTCATGTATCCCTTGTCCGCTTCATTCGAGTTTTCAGGATCTTGTGGCATTTTTGTCGGATCACCAGCCTCAATGATAGCATTCAAATAATTGGCAAAATAGACCTTCGCTATTATCATTTTGTTTCCAATACTACTTTTTATTTCGTTATCAGCGCTAAACCAATCACCAGGCTCAAATCCCATCTCTTGATTAAAGAAGTTAAACTTCACCTCGGAAAAATACCCTAACATAGAAGTCATCCACATAGACGGACGCGTCAATTTACTTGTAAACATCAGCACATGACGAGTAATATCAATTGTGTCTTTATCTACAATCTTCCGGGGAAGGTCCTGTTGAAAATATTCATTGGCCACTAAACGCAATTCAATGGAAACCGTGGTATCTGACAATCCCTCCCGGTAAATATGAATTGGAATCTCCCCGTACACACTGTCTTTAGGTAGTATGTATTCGGATTGCAACTCATCATAATTCGTCCCCGCAATAGCCGTTGTACTCTCTACTTGTACTTTAAATCTCCGTTCATGATTAACCATATCACCCAAAGCCTTGACTGATAGCCTAACAACCGTATCTTGCACATTATACATCGCAAAAGAAAAGATTGTTGTATCCATATACACGTTGGACACTTCAGAAGTAACCTTCGGGTAACAAAAATAAACACTACCCTCACCTTTGTACAAATCCAATTTGTCCTCTTCGCAACTCCAGCAAAGTAAAACAACTCCTAAAAATATCAATATTCCTTTCATAATCCATTCTTCTTAATCGCGTCTATTATTTGTTTCACTCTCAGGCAATGGAATAACATAATTCGGTTTCTTAGATCCATTCGGTCCAGAAACAGAAGTCTTACCGTTGCGTTTCAAAAAATAATAATACTGTCCTTCACCATAAAATTCTTTTTCCCATTCCTGCTGCAATACTTTCTGAGCATCCGAACCTACCATTCCAGACTGATAACCTCTCATCATTCGCAATTTTTCAAGCCAAGCAGTAACTGTTGCATCATCGGGAGCTGTTGCCGCAGCAATCAAATAGAGTTCACTCAACCGCAACATGGATTGGATTTCATACAAGTAAGGATCATTTCTATTTTCCGTCTGTTCTACATATTTGACAAATACCATCAATCCGGAAGTTTGACGCCCGGTAGCGACCTCCCAAGAATGCCAACGATAATCGTTGGGTTCATCAAAAAGCTTATTCATATAATCCTCTGTAGACAACAATATATTATTATCTTCCAAATCAGAACTAAATAACTCTTTATAAACCGTAGTACGCTTCATATTATGCAAGGCAAACAACTCTTCACTAAAGAAAACTCGATCGGTCACCGCCACATTTTGAGAAACCGGTTCAAAAACCGTATTAAAATTATTTACCTCATTTGTTTTAGGATCTTTCCCCTCCAACAAAGCAGTTGCAATCCGGTAAGCCTCATCAGCATACGCATTTCCCAAATACCAACACATACGTGCCTTCAATGCCCATACGGCATAGTAATTCAAACGTAAATTACGATAATCCCAAAATCCTTCACCTTTAACAACCCCGTCCGCTAAAATCACATCTTTTGACAACAACACGATTGCCGAATCAATATCCGCAAATAAATGTTCAACTAGTTCTTCCGTTGACAGGATAGGTTGTGTAACATCTGTCACCATACTATAATAAGGGATAGAAGCTTCTTGCTTATTCGCTTCCGTGTACACGGGTCCGAAAATCCGAAACATATCAAAATGCAATAATGTTCGGATAGCCAGAGCCTCCCCCATCATCATTTTATAATTTCCCTGGGACAATAAATCCTGATGCCTAGGAACTTGTTCCAAAAATTCATTACAATCTGCGATCAACTTGTAAGCAGCCTTCCAAATTGCCTCAAAAGTCTCTTTCGGACCGTCATTCGTGTATTTATATTCGCTTAAATCATAATAAGAATGTTCGCTGGACAATTTATACCGCTGTCCCAATACATCAATAGCACCCCCTCCTAAATTCTCTGCATACAAGTCATTCGATGCAAGACTCAGGTACAAACCGTTCAAAGCCCGCTGAATCCCATTCTCCGTAGAATAAAGCTGTTCTTCTGCCATAGAATCATAAGGCTTTACATCCAGCCAACTATTACAGCTATTGAAGAATAAGCTTCCCGCCAGAGCTGTCAATATAATAATCACTTTTCTCATAGTTTCATTTTTTACTTATTCTTAAAATGTCATATTCACTGAAAAAGAAACAGTTCTAGCGAACGGATAAGAAGTACCTCTTTCCGCCTTAATGGTCGAACAACGAAAAATGTCATTCATATTGGCACGAATAGTCATATTCTTTAAAAACACTTTTTTCAACCATTTCTGTTCCCCAAATTCATAAGCCAATGATATCGATTCACCACTAAGTGTATTTTCTTTCTGAACATACCGAGAAGTCATGGGAGCCGTTTCATTATCGCTGACAGTCTCTGTAATCTTTTTATATTGGGCTTGATCTCCAGGTTGCTGCCAACGATCGTACAATGCACGCTTATCTTGATTATAACTAGTCATTTCCGTCGTTTTCAAATTTTCAATGCGATTATATAATTCTGTATTGAAATAGTCTGCATCTATCCGATAACGGAAATAAGCACTGAAAGAAAATCCTTTATAATAAAGATTCGTCCCAAACACCCCCTCCAATAAAGGTTCGGTATTGCCTACCACCATCTCGTCGTTAATATCATAATCGAAAGTATAACTTCCATCCTTTTTAATGTAAATCTCCTTACCCGTCATCGGGTCTATACCAGCAGAACGAACTGCCCATATATCTGTCGGACTTCCACCGTCCCGATATCTCGTCAAAGAAGTAGACTTCAACTCGTCATTCAGTAACTCCAGGCTTGACCCGATGTTACGGTAATTCTGCTTTTGATGCCGTCCATTCAAAGACAATGACCAATTAAGGCGATCCTCGGTGTTTTCCCAAATAGTCCCCACAACATTGAAACTAACCCCTTTCGTTCGCTGCGCTCCCAAATTCGTAATATAAGAATCACGTCCTGTTGAAGAAGCAATGGAAGTGGTTACCAGCATCGGATCGGTATCTTTCCAATAAACATCAGTATTGAATTTCAAACGATTATTCAACACAGTCAAATCCAATCCCAAGTTATAATCCATCGTCTTCTGCCATTTCAGGTCGGGATTCCCGAATCCCGAAACATTGGCTCCCATTCCGAAAGCATTTTGCAAGTTCGTATTATACACATAAGTTGTATAAGCTTTATAAGCAGAGAAATTCTGATTTCCCGGATTACCGACTGAAAAACGCAATTTAAACCAATCCACCCAATCTCCCATAAAAGCCTCATTATGAATATTCCAAGCAACTCCCACTGACCAGCTATCTGTAAATCGTTTGTTCGTTCCGAATACGGAAGATCCATCTTTACGGAAATTTACATCCAACAAATATCGATTATTATAAGCATAATTAAGATTCATATAAAAACTCGTACTACGTGTCGTGGATTCACTGTATGATGGTTTACTTTCCGTGGCATACTCGTTGGCAAAAGCGGGATTCGGGACATTATCATCCGGAAAACCGATAGCCGTAAACGCATCATTAATCAAGCGTGTAGACGAGAAATTCCAACCTAGCACGGCATTTACCTGATGCATATCAGCCAATAACTTTCCATACGTCACGGTTACATCCCCGTCATACCCCCAACGATCTGTCGTTGATTTCGAATAGGAACCCCGTTCTGTCTTTTCCGTCTCGTCAAAATCAGTATGGAATGGAGATTTAAACTTTTCTCCCTTGTTATTAGCTTTTGTTAAACTGATTCGTCCACGTGCCATAATACCATCCATCGGACGCCATTCCATTTGGAAATTATTCCGAAAAGAAATTTCTTTTGAACCATCCAAATAATTTAAACTAGCATTATACAAAGGATTTTCTACTTTATTCACCCAAAAACCACCATCTATAGAAGATTCTTCCAAATACTTTGGAACAGAACCTTCATAATCTTTCGGGTAATAAGGATTTGTCTGCACATACACGGAAAAACTTTGAGGAGCATTCTGACTTTCTGTATAATCCAAAGTAAATTTGTTGTCAAAACTGAATTTACCCTTCCTATAGCGCAAATCAATATTGAAACTCAAAACATCCCGTCCAGATTGCTTCATCACCCCTTGAGTACCGTTATAGCTTAGACCGACCCCATACAACATAGCATCATCACCCCCTTCAACATACATATTGTGTTTATGAGAAAACCCCGTTCTAACCGGTTCACTTAACCAATAAGTATCCACTCCACTCTGCACATTTCTCAACCGTTGGTTATAAAGATTCATCCGATCAACCAAATATTCTGCATTCGAAGTTTTCGTGTAATATCCGGTCAACCACTCAAATTCCAATTTTTCAGCGGCATTCATCATATTGTAATCACTGAGATCTGGCATCTGCACCGTGAAGTCTCCATTATAAGATAATCGCAATGTCCCCGGAGCAGGACGCTTAGTTTCAACTACCACCACACCATTAGCAGCACGAGAACCATAGATTGCCGTAGATGCGGCATCTTTTAAAATGGTAACAGAAGCTACTCGTTCCATGTTCAAATCAACAATCGTCTGCAAATCTACCTCAAAACCATCTAAAATAAACAAAGGCTGGTTGGGATCAACAGCATAATCCTCTTTCAAATTAACAATACTCGTTTTACCACGAATATCAATGTCAGGTAATTTATTCGGATCAGAACCGAACTCATTATTCGGGGTAATATGAAAAGAAGGATCCAAAGTTCTCAGACTCTGTAATATATTTTGCGATCCCATCATTTTCAAATCCTCCTTCTTATATGTCGTCGCAGAACCGGTAAAACTTTCAGATTTACGCTCGAAGATTCCGGTCACAACCACCTCATCCATCTGGGTTGTTTCCTCTTCCAACACGATTTTCAGATTCGCCTGCCCGGAAAATGTAACTTCAGCCGTTTTCATACCGATAAATGAAAACTGTAAAACTGAACCTGCTGTATGGGGGAAAGAAAGAGTAAAGTTTCCATCCATATCTGTTGACGTTCCCAAAGTTGTACCTTTCAATAAAACAGTCACACCCGGCAGAGGCAATCCTTGAGCATCCACAACAACACCTTTGACGACCTGTTGTTTCACGGGATCTGGTTTCATTTTCTCGGGACGGATAACAACGGTATTATCAACGATTCGGAACGTGAAATTCTTTCCCAGAACTTGTCGCAAAGCCGCTTCCAATGAAACATTCCGACAACGCACAGAAACTTTACCCATGGCATTAATTTCCTGATTGTTGTAAAAAAAATCCAGATTAGTCTGTTTTTTTATCGCATCAAGCGCCTCTTTACAGGTCACATTACTTAGATCGAGACTAATGCTGTCTGCCTGAACATAAGTGCCCGCATTTAATCTCAAAATTCCAAAGAGGATTAAAAAAACGGTTAATTTCATAAACCTCCATGTTTTCAATAAAAAATTCATACATTTGTAGTTATGGGTTTAACAATTACCGGACGCCTACTGCAATTTGTGTCCGGCCGATTAAAACACACCTACGGTAATCGCATCAACGGTTACCGTTTTTTTATTATAAATTCCGAAATACTCTCACCTGCCGCCCTTCCACTTTGAATCTGACATTGGTCGTCTCTTCTATTAAGCCTAACACCTGTTCTAATTCATTATAACGTTTCATAACTCCGGTAAAACGATAATATTTCGCCACCGTGTCATCAAAACGAATCTCCACATCATACCAACGCTCTAATTGATTAGCAATGGTTTCCAACGGCATATCACTAAACACGAAACGTCCCTTTTTCCAAGCGATAATATCATCCACATTTACTTGTCCAGATGTAAGTACCCCTTCCTTCAAAACAGCCTGCTCGCCCGGCACAAGAATACATTCCTGACGAGTATCCGAATATGAAACCCGAACTTTTCCCTCTACCAAAGTAGTACGCAAACAATTGTCATCCTGATAGGCGTTGATATTGAAGCCCGTGCCCAAAGCCTCCACCATCATGTCGTTTACCACAACTCGGAAAGGTTTAGTCGTGTCTTTCGCCACCTGAAAATAAGCCTCTCCTCTAAGAAAAACTTTTCGTTCTGTACTGACAAAATCAACCGGATAACGTAATTCCGATTCCGAATTCAACCACACTCGTGTACCATCTGACAATTGCACCTGATATTCCGTGGAGCGAGGAACACTCAACGTATTAAAAATCTCTTCTTTTAACTGTACTTTCTCAGCATGATAAATCATTTGTTGCCCGACACTGACCAAAATCCCGGTTCCGCTTTCCTGAATTACCGAATCGTTATTCCATTGTTGTACTTGAAGTACCCTCCCGTCATTCAAAGTAAGCGACACTTGATGACGTTTCCCCATATTCTCCGGCACTGGAGCCACCTCGTCAGAACGATAATTATAAAAACAGAGACCGACAGCAAGAGGCATCACAATAGCAGCTGCTACCGCCCATTTGCGCATTAATTCTCTCCTCCGGGAAAGCTTCAATGCGTTGCGAACATGTTTCCACATACGTTCTTTGTTGGGAGGACAAGCTTTTTTCCGGCACTCATCCATGCGGACCAATAGCGAAAATAATTCCCCATCCATACTCTCTTCGTTATTACCCTCCAAGAAATTATCCAGCTTCTTATGTAGTTCTTCTTTCTCCATTTGCAAAACCTGTCTTTACATTTTTATTATCCTTCAAACACACTAATGACAGGGAACAGGGAAAAAAGGGTGAAAAAAGAAGAGTTTTTTTACATATATCCTAAAAAAATTAGTAATACAATGATTTCCAAATCATTTTCATTAAACTCGGCCCGCAATTTACTATAAGCACTTTTTAATTGTGTTTTAACTGTATTAACAGAAACATCTAATTTTTCAGCCACTTGTTTATACTTTAAACCTTCAATACAAGCCAAAATGAATATCTCCCGGCATTTCTCCGGCAACGAATCAACAAACATTTTCAATCGTTCCCGCATGATATTCAACTCCTCTTCATCCTCCGAAACCTCCTCCATCACCTCTTCCCATTTCTGACTTTCCTCGTAACGATGTTTCACTTTCAAATGCTCTAGATAATTGTGGCAACGATGGTCCACTGCCTTGCACAAATAACCGGGAACAGAATCCGTTATTTTCAGATTTTTCCGTAATTGCCAGAAACGAATGAATACCTCCTGCACGATATCTTCTGCAGCCAAATTGTCCTTTACAAAGCCCAATGCACGATAATACAGTACATCCGTGTACTCTCGAAAAAAGTACTCCAAAGCGGAAGTATCTCCTCGTTGCATTTTTTCGAAAAGTATCAACTCATCTGGCATAAGACAATAGGTATTATTTCAAACAAACTCACCGCTGTGCAAAAAAAGGTTTTTATTCCATACCGAAAAAGCAAAAAAAACATAAATAACAACAATAATACCCCACGTAATTCCCCGAAATCATCACACACTTGTTTACACGGGACAAAATAAAAACTGACAGTTGGGGAAATCCGATCACGAATTATTCCAGAACACACAACGTATTCCCCAACCGTCAGTCAGTAAAAATTAATTATTAATCTTCTTGCTGTTGGCGTTTCACCTCAGCAAGAACCTCATTCATATCCAAGCCTGCCGCCTCGGCAATCCCCTTACCACAACGTTCATCAGCCTGATAGAAACGAGCAGCTACCCGCACTTTTATATTCATGGGTACACCTTCCATAGCCGTGGCAACATTCGTGTGAATCCGCATTTTCTCATCTTCCGGTACCAAACGATACAAATCACCCGGTTGCGTATAGTAATCCTTATCCTGTTGGTAATGACTACCCATCCCCCGAATCTCGAAAGGCGGTTGATTATAAACGTGATTATCTACCGGGCCTCCAAAACTGTTCGGCTCGTAGTTCACCGCACCACCACCGTTACCGTCTACCCGTATGGCTCCATCCCGGTGATAATTATGCATCGGGCAACGAGGCGCATTTACTGGAATGGAATCGGCATTAACCCCCAAACGGTAACGATGAGCATCACCATAAGCAAACAACCGCCCTTGCAACATCTTATCCGGTGAGAAATGGATACCTGGAACCACGTTGGCCGGATTAAATGCTGATTGTTCCACGTCAGCAAAATAATTCTCTGGATTCCGGTTCAACTCGATCACCCCGACCTCAATCAACGGATAATCCTTATGACTCCATACTTTCGTCAGGTCGAAAGGATTGAAACGATAAGTCTCCGCATCTTTCTCCGGCATGATTTGCACACACATTTTCCATTTCGGAAAATCTCCTTTCTCGATACTCTCGAACAAATCCCGCTGAGAATGTTCCCGGTCTTTTGCCACGATCTTTTCCGCCTCTTCGTTCGTGAAGTTAGCAATTCCCTGCATACAGCGTAAATGGAATTTCACCCAGCAACGTTCATTATACTCGTTATAAAAACTAAATGTATGACTTCCGAAACCGTGCATATGACGAAAATCTTGAGGGATACCCCGATCACTCATCAAGATCATGACCTGATGTAACGTCTCCGGAGACAAACTCCAAAAGTCCCACATTGCCGTGTTACTTCTCAAATTTGTTTTCGGATCCCGCTTTTGCGTGTGAATAAAATCGGGAAACTTCAATGGATCCCGGATAAAGAAAACAGGCGTGTTATTCCCAACCAGATCCCAGTTTCCCTCGTCAGTATAAAATTTCATGGCAAATCCCCGGACATCCCGTTCCGTATCGGCAGCTCCTCGTTCCCCCGCTACCGTGGAAAAACGCATGAACACGTCGGTTTTCTTACCGACCCGTGCAAAAATACTCGCCTTCGTGTAACGGGTAATATCATTCGTCACCGTAAACGTGCCAAACGCCCCACTTCCCTTGGCATGCACGATTCGTTCTGGAATCCGTTCACGATTAAAATGAGCCAATTTCTCGATTAGCCAAACGTTTTGCAAGAGAGCCGGCCCATGAGGTCCTGCAGTCTGAATGTTTTGATTATCACCAACCGGCGCCCCGGCCTCAGTGGTAAGTTTTTGTTTCTTTTCCATGGTTAATAAGGTATATTCGTTATTATGTATATCACGATTATACCTTATTAATCATTAAAAAGTTTTACTAACGAATCAAAAATTTCTACTCCGTTTTCGGTTTACGG from Butyricimonas virosa encodes the following:
- a CDS encoding DUF4843 domain-containing protein; this encodes MKGILIFLGVVLLCWSCEEDKLDLYKGEGSVYFCYPKVTSEVSNVYMDTTIFSFAMYNVQDTVVRLSVKALGDMVNHERRFKVQVESTTAIAGTNYDELQSEYILPKDSVYGEIPIHIYREGLSDTTVSIELRLVANEYFQQDLPRKIVDKDTIDITRHVLMFTSKLTRPSMWMTSMLGYFSEVKFNFFNQEMGFEPGDWFSADNEIKSSIGNKMIIAKVYFANYLNAIIEAGDPTKMPQDPENSNEADKGYMTFPGVTIPEDWPMASELKTNN
- a CDS encoding RagB/SusD family nutrient uptake outer membrane protein, coding for MRKVIIILTALAGSLFFNSCNSWLDVKPYDSMAEEQLYSTENGIQRALNGLYLSLASNDLYAENLGGGAIDVLGQRYKLSSEHSYYDLSEYKYTNDGPKETFEAIWKAAYKLIADCNEFLEQVPRHQDLLSQGNYKMMMGEALAIRTLLHFDMFRIFGPVYTEANKQEASIPYYSMVTDVTQPILSTEELVEHLFADIDSAIVLLSKDVILADGVVKGEGFWDYRNLRLNYYAVWALKARMCWYLGNAYADEAYRIATALLEGKDPKTNEVNNFNTVFEPVSQNVAVTDRVFFSEELFALHNMKRTTVYKELFSSDLEDNNILLSTEDYMNKLFDEPNDYRWHSWEVATGRQTSGLMVFVKYVEQTENRNDPYLYEIQSMLRLSELYLIAAATAPDDATVTAWLEKLRMMRGYQSGMVGSDAQKVLQQEWEKEFYGEGQYYYFLKRNGKTSVSGPNGSKKPNYVIPLPESETNNRRD
- a CDS encoding SusC/RagA family TonB-linked outer membrane protein, with the protein product MKLTVFLILFGILRLNAGTYVQADSISLDLSNVTCKEALDAIKKQTNLDFFYNNQEINAMGKVSVRCRNVSLEAALRQVLGKNFTFRIVDNTVVIRPEKMKPDPVKQQVVKGVVVDAQGLPLPGVTVLLKGTTLGTSTDMDGNFTLSFPHTAGSVLQFSFIGMKTAEVTFSGQANLKIVLEEETTQMDEVVVTGIFERKSESFTGSATTYKKEDLKMMGSQNILQSLRTLDPSFHITPNNEFGSDPNKLPDIDIRGKTSIVNLKEDYAVDPNQPLFILDGFEVDLQTIVDLNMERVASVTILKDAASTAIYGSRAANGVVVVETKRPAPGTLRLSYNGDFTVQMPDLSDYNMMNAAEKLEFEWLTGYYTKTSNAEYLVDRMNLYNQRLRNVQSGVDTYWLSEPVRTGFSHKHNMYVEGGDDAMLYGVGLSYNGTQGVMKQSGRDVLSFNIDLRYRKGKFSFDNKFTLDYTESQNAPQSFSVYVQTNPYYPKDYEGSVPKYLEESSIDGGFWVNKVENPLYNASLNYLDGSKEISFRNNFQMEWRPMDGIMARGRISLTKANNKGEKFKSPFHTDFDETEKTERGSYSKSTTDRWGYDGDVTVTYGKLLADMHQVNAVLGWNFSSTRLINDAFTAIGFPDDNVPNPAFANEYATESKPSYSESTTRSTSFYMNLNYAYNNRYLLDVNFRKDGSSVFGTNKRFTDSWSVGVAWNIHNEAFMGDWVDWFKLRFSVGNPGNQNFSAYKAYTTYVYNTNLQNAFGMGANVSGFGNPDLKWQKTMDYNLGLDLTVLNNRLKFNTDVYWKDTDPMLVTTSIASSTGRDSYITNLGAQRTKGVSFNVVGTIWENTEDRLNWSLSLNGRHQKQNYRNIGSSLELLNDELKSTSLTRYRDGGSPTDIWAVRSAGIDPMTGKEIYIKKDGSYTFDYDINDEMVVGNTEPLLEGVFGTNLYYKGFSFSAYFRYRIDADYFNTELYNRIENLKTTEMTSYNQDKRALYDRWQQPGDQAQYKKITETVSDNETAPMTSRYVQKENTLSGESISLAYEFGEQKWLKKVFLKNMTIRANMNDIFRCSTIKAERGTSYPFARTVSFSVNMTF
- a CDS encoding FecR family protein, whose amino-acid sequence is MEKEELHKKLDNFLEGNNEESMDGELFSLLVRMDECRKKACPPNKERMWKHVRNALKLSRRRELMRKWAVAAAIVMPLAVGLCFYNYRSDEVAPVPENMGKRHQVSLTLNDGRVLQVQQWNNDSVIQESGTGILVSVGQQMIYHAEKVQLKEEIFNTLSVPRSTEYQVQLSDGTRVWLNSESELRYPVDFVSTERKVFLRGEAYFQVAKDTTKPFRVVVNDMMVEALGTGFNINAYQDDNCLRTTLVEGKVRVSYSDTRQECILVPGEQAVLKEGVLTSGQVNVDDIIAWKKGRFVFSDMPLETIANQLERWYDVEIRFDDTVAKYYRFTGVMKRYNELEQVLGLIEETTNVRFKVEGRQVRVFRNL
- a CDS encoding RNA polymerase sigma-70 factor; the protein is MPDELILFEKMQRGDTSALEYFFREYTDVLYYRALGFVKDNLAAEDIVQEVFIRFWQLRKNLKITDSVPGYLCKAVDHRCHNYLEHLKVKHRYEESQKWEEVMEEVSEDEEELNIMRERLKMFVDSLPEKCREIFILACIEGLKYKQVAEKLDVSVNTVKTQLKSAYSKLRAEFNENDLEIIVLLIFLGYM
- a CDS encoding catalase, with translation MEKKQKLTTEAGAPVGDNQNIQTAGPHGPALLQNVWLIEKLAHFNRERIPERIVHAKGSGAFGTFTVTNDITRYTKASIFARVGKKTDVFMRFSTVAGERGAADTERDVRGFAMKFYTDEGNWDLVGNNTPVFFIRDPLKFPDFIHTQKRDPKTNLRSNTAMWDFWSLSPETLHQVMILMSDRGIPQDFRHMHGFGSHTFSFYNEYNERCWVKFHLRCMQGIANFTNEEAEKIVAKDREHSQRDLFESIEKGDFPKWKMCVQIMPEKDAETYRFNPFDLTKVWSHKDYPLIEVGVIELNRNPENYFADVEQSAFNPANVVPGIHFSPDKMLQGRLFAYGDAHRYRLGVNADSIPVNAPRCPMHNYHRDGAIRVDGNGGGAVNYEPNSFGGPVDNHVYNQPPFEIRGMGSHYQQDKDYYTQPGDLYRLVPEDEKMRIHTNVATAMEGVPMNIKVRVAARFYQADERCGKGIAEAAGLDMNEVLAEVKRQQQED